CTCTAGATCAAATCATAATAGCAAAACAGGCTACTGCATTAGCAAAGTCGTTATCAAATAGGAGCTAGCACTTGTAAAACATATCACTAAATCTATTGAGAAATACGCATTATGTAATAGCTGACAGAAAATTTACTAACCTAGTGGAGGTGATGAAGGCTGACGAACCAACATACGTTCAAGCCGTTCATATTTACTCTCCAGAATATCCATGCGGTTTTGTAgtgattccttttcttttttagttGTTTTAAGCTCTTCCAATAATGCAGCCTTTGAGGTGGTACCACCTTTCAACTCCTTAGCGGTTATTCCACCCCCAAATCCAACTGCATGACTTTTGCATTGAGGTCCAAAGCACCTTTCCACTACCTCAATATTAGTAAGAGACGGTTCAGATTGTACCAGCTCTTGGATTTCAGCCtataaaatataagaatgtttAAAATATTGCAATACACTAAAGAAGAGGAAGGATGTTAAATGAAATTTATAAAAAGACATACATATTTTTCGATGGTTTCAAGTTCGACAAGCTCATCGTCCTTCTTATGAGTCTCAAAGAAAATAATTGCCATGTTTGGTGGATTACCATCTTTGCCTCCCTTTACAATTAAAAAAACAAGTCACATAAATCTTTCATACAAAGAGGAGATTTCCGCAGAGGGTTACACGATTTACTTACCATTTCGTAATTAGTCTCTCTATAAGGTTTGCTACCCGTACGATGAGGCATAACTACCTTAGACCTATTGACTGAGTTTCTTGTACTTGCTTCATGCATTAACAACACAATAGTGAAATTATTATAAGGTAGTTTAATGATTCTATTTTTAATGTTAGCTTTGAAGCTAGGTAGCAGAGAGTaaatagagaaaaaaaaagagtataaaaAACATCACTGCAACTTTATTTTGTGGGTCCTGTGGAAAGAAGACATCAAAAatattctgattttttttttgggccctgCCATAAATTGTTCTTGAAAAGTAATCACATGCCACTTGAAATAAAATGCTATTTGTTAATGGCTATGAAATCATACCTTAAATTTATCAGATAAGAAATGCTCCTTGACCAACCATTGCCAATCACTCTTTTCTACTCCTGTCGGCTCATCTTTTAGAACCTCATGCAACGACTTCGATTTCATTTTTTTGTGCAATGATCCTCTCCAATTATTCCAAAGTTTTCTCATATGTTGCAGAACATGAATTCTATGATCAATCATGTCATCACTGTCAAATTTTTCCTGAAATAGAGAAAAATATCAACAGAAGTGTCTTGAATAAGTCAAGTCATGGATATGAGTGTTGAGAAGCTGGCTGAAAAAATAGTACACAAACAGCAACAAGTTCATGCGACTAAGAGTGCTTCAGTAACTCCATTTCACTTGAGGGATGTTGTGGTGCAAACAAGGCAACAAGCAGACAAGGCACTTGAAACTAATGTGGCTCCCAAGGTTAATAATCATAAGCAGCAGCATATGATTTAACTGAAGCTGATAGGAGCTCAGACATGTGAGAGCTAACTTTTCCTTTTTATGGGCGTAAAGTatatgataaccatgatgattGACAATATGACTGCTAACTTTTGTAGTTTCTGTTTCTTATTTGGATTAGGGGTGTCATATTAGATATTACCTTATATAGGAGTGGCAAGTTTAAACTTTTAGCAAATTCCTACTGTATTGATGGGACCCTATGAAATAATTCTGTGGTGTCTGTTTTGGGGAAACAGAAGGATCCAGATTCTATCATTCTCTTTTACATGTATGACAGGTTGAATCCCCTTCCACACTGAATACTAACTGGCTTTTGGTTTTTGTTATCAGGCCCAGTTTCAAGCTAATAGACGACGATCTAGACGAAGGTAGCAATTTAAGTTCTACCTTAAATGTGTTACTGTTTTATGAATGTCAATGTGCCACTGACTTCTGCCGCTATATACATCAATGAAGCGATACAGCACTGCGATTGAAGATGGTGAATGCAGAATCATAAACGAAAAGACTATATTTGACCATATACGTGAAAAGGCTAAAAACCTCCCTGCTTTGACCTCACTGAGAGGTACATGCTCACCATCATTAGAGACTTTGAATCTCATCAGAAAGCGCACTCGCGAGAAGCAGCGTCTTGTTGAGAATGAGGTAGGAGTATATGAAGAAGTGAGAAGAACCAAAGTTCCATGTCACAGCATGGACATTCAATCTGCAGAATATATCGATCTAGAAGATAATAGACCACTTTCTAACAAAGATGAGAGACCATATAGCCATCACGTCTCTAATGCCATTTACCTGGCTAGAGACACAGGTAATATACCGTCCTTGGTACTAATATTTATAGATTATATGCAGGCTGACATCAAATTATATTGTTCTAGGTAAGTTTTCCTTTGAAACTGGGAGTGTTCCATCTGAAACAATGGCTGAGGAAATGATATTCGAGTATAAGCCTATGGATTCTAAGATCTTCCACAGCTCACAAACAACAGCCAGATGAAGTGATGAAGAGCAGTGGGAACAAACATGCTACTGGTTCTAATCAGCAGATGCAACAACAAAAGAATAATGGTAATACAGGAGGCAAGTCATCTCAGGTGGTACACCATGATGCAAATAAGCAGAATCTGGTAAATGCACAGGTTTTGCAGCATTCTACATCCAATGTCAAAAGCCAAAATCAGGTTGCAATAAAAAATTCTCAAGGACACTTGCAAGTAGCAGTAGCAGGAAGGGAAAGAAGCAGAATTGATATGGATGAGGAGTCTACTGCACAAAATTTTTTTAATGCTGCTAGGGAGGGTGATATATCACCTAGATATTAATTGTCATATCAAATTTTCACTTTCTATTAAATCAAGAAAGCAATGTTGTATATACTTACAGTAACAGCTTTCCACATGTGCTCAAGCTTATGTTCTTCAATGTCCAACCATGAGTGTACTCGCAGCGGGCACATATTACGATCACGAACTAGCAAACCCAAGTGTCTAGAAAATGAGGCGTGATTCGGCCCAACAACTCGATTTTGGTAGAAAGTGACTCTTAACTTTTCTCCAGGTTTCAGTCGCAAAACTTTCTTACAAATGTTCATTCCTCTCACTTTATTTGTCTTTTCAGATTCACAAGGACCTGCAAAATTTAAAGTACGTCAAACTAAACAAAACGTCCAAGCCACTAACAACAAGAAAATATTACACGAAAGAAAATAAGGTACTAGTTTCACTAGTCTGAGCATCTTGAGCCACTTCAGCAACTTTTTTTGCCTTTTGAGATTCAAATGGACCTGCAAATTTTAATCTAAGTAAAACAATACAAAAAATTTCAAGTCTATTAACAACAAAAAAATATCACACAGAAGAAAATAAAATTCTCGTTTCTTaatgaggggcaaaatgggaaatatgGGTTTTTAGGTCGAAAAGTTTGTTAGAATGATGGATAATGATGTATACAATCATTTAAAATATGTTTGTATGGAGAACCTGATGGCTTGGAATATCAAGACTGATTTTTCATGatcaggggcaaaatgggaaatatgGTTTTTTTGGTTCAAATGCTTGATGGGAAGATACATATTGATGGAACCATTCATTTAAAACTATTTTGGGTGGAGAGCCTGGATTCTAGAGCAGGTTAGAGTTGCAAGGCACTGCAGTTGATTGCAGTGGACAGTTTTTAGTTGGAGGAATAGCTGGTGTTTATGCAAGGAGAAGTACAAAAACAAGTAATGCAGCATGTTTGTAACATGGTATGGGAGATAGAATAGGACAGCAGCAGCAGTTTCTACTAATGCTGGCCTTTCTCACACATGCATTAGAGGAGCAGCATGGAAAGGCACAAGGTGCTGTCACTTTGCAGcctggtttgattgttgttggtgcACAAGGCAGCATTTGTTGCTGCTGCTGTGCATCAGGAGGGGAACACACACACAAGCTGCTGGTGGCATTTGTTCCTACAGCAGTTAGGAACTACAGCTGGTTACTGTAGAATCATATAAGGCATCAGCTAGGATGGACAGTAGCAAATGGGAAGGTTTGATACAGCAGCTTGTTCAGTTCAGTGGTGTCAATCATATGTGGCATCAGCTGGAAAAATATACAGAGGAATGGACAGTAGAATATGGGAGCAGCAGCAGGTTAAACTACTGCTGGTGCTGTGTCTATCAGACAAGCATGTCTAGCAGACAAGCATCAGAGGTGCAGCAGCATGGCATGGACAACAAACTAGGTGGCTCAGACCTGGTAGTGTGGAAGGAGTTCAGCAGCAAACTTGGTGGCTCAGACCTGTTTGTTTCCATGGCATGGGCAACAAAAGGTGGACAAGAATTAAGAAGCTGGTTGCTAGGATGTGCAACTGCAGATCAATGCAGCAAATTGCACAGTACTGCTGGGGCATACTGATGCTCTTTGCAGATCAGTGCAGTAAGCTGATGCTTGTTGGTCATGCAAGCATAAAAAATGCAGCACCCATTATTCCTGGTGGTAACCAGGAGGGGagtatattgaaaaaaaaaaaaagggagggggGGAGGGGTTTGAATATGCAGAGAAGGCTGGAGGTTTTTGCTAAACTACAGAATGATATTACACAAAGCAGTAGGACCAAGTTGAAGGCTGTTGTGATGGCATTAACATCATAGCCATGCTTAGGAGATACAGGTTCTACTGCTGCCTCTATCAGACACACATCAGAGGAGCAGCCTGGTGCTGTCACTTGTTGTTGTTGGCACAAGGTGATTTAGACTAATAATGTGCAACAGGCTGCTGGCGTGATGTAACATGGAGACACAAGGGTGGTGAGGTGGAGAGAAAGGGATCACTGCCACCATGTTCAAGGAGAGAACATGATGGTACTTTATTTCTCACCTTGACAAGGAGAGTGCAGGCTTAGCATGGACTCACACCAACAAAAGGAGGACACGAAAGCTGGAAGATGGCTGCATTATACATACAACAACTGAAGGGAACCACTGCAGCTTGAGTACTGCTGCAGCTAGTACTACAGACTGTGCAGTGATGCTGAAGAGCTGCATTGCAGGTGGCAGCTTAGTGGactttattaaaacaaaaaaaaaaaaaaatctagtttcGCTTCTCTAACCATCTCGAGTAACTTCAGCCACCTTTTTTGCCTTTTGAGCTTCAAATGGACCTGCAAATTTTAAGTCAAACAATACAAAAAGTTCAAGCGCACTAAAAACAAAAAGATATTacacaaaagaaaataaaataccaGTTTCACTTCTCTGAACATCTCGAGTCACTTCAGCCACTTTTTTTGCCTTTTGAGATTCAAATGGACCTGCAAATTTTAGTGTAAGTCAAACAATACAAGAAGTTCAAGCCCACTAACAGCAAGAAAAATATTACAGAGAAGAAACTAAATAGAAGTCTCACTTCTCTGAACATCTCGAGTCACTGCAGCCACTTTTTTTGCCTTATGAGATTCAAATGGACCTGCAAATTGTAGTGTAAGTCAAACAAAACAAAAGGTTCAAGTCCACTAACAACAAGAAATATTAcacagaagaaaataaaatactaGTATCACTTCTCTGAACATCTAGAGTCACTTCAGCATCTTGATAAAGGGAGTCTTCCATTAGATCAAAATCAGGAGGCACAAGGATACTTCTCTTTGTTGGCTTATTTAGATTAGAAGTTGCTGGAGTACAACTTCTATTTTTTCCAATCGGAGTCCTCTTTTCAGCAGTAACTCTTATGCTTTGTCCTCGACCACTTCTGTCACTTCTCTGAGCGTCTTGAGTCATTTCAGCTTCTTGATAGAGGGGGAAATTGTCTTCCATTGCTTCAAAATAAGGGTGCACATTGAAATTTTTCTCAGCTAGCATATTCAACTTAGAAGGTGCTGTATTACAACTGTTATTTTTGGCAATTAGAGTCCTTTGTTCGGCATTAACTCTTAAAGAGCCCATTACTCTTAAGCTTTTCCCTCCCCGTCCCTTTGCTGCTAAGGCACCAGGTTGAATGAATTCATGCTTAGCAATCTTTGAAGCTGATCCCATTTCATACTTCTGGATTTTTGAGGGATTCATGTCAACCTAataccaaaaaaaatatataagagCAAAGTCGTCAAGTTTTCAATAAGAAGAAAAGTAAATTGAGAACGACATTCAGAATGAAGACACAATGTACATGTCACAAGATTCCTTGCATGAACCATTACTACTATAGTAAGAGCGAGGTAATATTCAAGATTAATTCACTGGGAAAAAAATTCAGAGTAAATAATAAAGATTAATTCACTGGGAAACAAATATTGTGCCTCCAATGAGGGGTGCTGAGTTTCAGTCAGGCCAGGAAGCAGATATGATACTTGCAAATGAGTTAACTTCAACTATTAATACTCCTAAGCAGCAGCAAAGTAAAACTGTTGCACCAGTTTTATCTGGTGCAGTACAGGACCATAAGAGTGGTGCTAAGAAGGCTGGTAGTGTTTCTACCCATGGCAAATCAGGTGGCAAAGGTAATACAAATGTGCAAGAAACTCAGCAGCAACAAATTACTTTAAATTCAGAAGGAAAGAATAGCCAGGCTGTGCAAAGTGCTGCAAAAAAGCAGATTCAGGTCTTACATGCTACTTCCGTAAACTTAAAAGTTTCAGGCAAGGAACATAACACTCAGAAGCAGGTTAGGCGACATGAGGCCAATGCAAAGGATAAAAAACAATCTCAAGTTGTCAATGTGCAAAAGAACACTGTAAATTTACAAGTAGCAGTTGCAGGTGAAGAAAGGAAAATTAATCTTGATGAAGAGTCAGCTGCACAGAATTTTCTCAATGCTACAAGGCATGGGGACTTGTCTTCTAGACAGGTGCAAagtgaaaaaaacaaaaataaaactcATGCAAGGAAGCATAGTTGGGATGGTAAGATGAATGAGGAATTTGTTCCGAGGCATATACCAATGAGACAAGCAAAGCAATAAGGGGCTGTCCCTACCACTTCAACAAGGTCTACAAGATCCAAGAAAAATTGATGAAGTACCAAGACATTTTGGAAAGGCTAGA
The sequence above is a segment of the Lycium barbarum isolate Lr01 chromosome 6, ASM1917538v2, whole genome shotgun sequence genome. Coding sequences within it:
- the LOC132644790 gene encoding uncharacterized protein LOC132644790 isoform X2, whose product is MKVDMNPSKIQKYEMGSASKIAKHEFIQPGALAAKGRGGKSLRVMGSLRVNAEQRTLIAKNNSCNTAPSKLNMLAEKNFNVHPYFEAMEDNFPLYQEAEMTQDAQRSDRSGRGQSIRVTAEKRTPIGKNRSCTPATSNLNKPTKRSILVPPDFDLMEDSLYQDAEVTLDVQRSDTSPFESHKAKKVAAVTRDVQRSPFESQKAKKVAEVTRDVQRSETGPFEAQKAKKVAEVTRDGPFESQKAKKVAEVAQDAQTSETSPCESEKTNKVRGMNICKKVLRLKPGEKLRVTFYQNRVVGPNHASFSRHLGLLVRDRNMCPLRVHSWLDIEEHKLEHMWKAVTEKFDSDDMIDHRIHVLQHMRKLWNNWRGSLHKKMKSKSLHEVLKDEPTGVEKSDWQWLVKEHFLSDKFKEASTRNSVNRSKVVMPHRTGSKPYRETNYEMGGKDGNPPNMAIIFFETHKKDDELVELETIEKYAEIQELVQSEPSLTNIEVVERCFGPQCKSHAVGFGGGITAKELKGGTTSKAALLEELKTTKKEKESLQNRMDILESKYERLERMLVRQPSSPPLDQELED
- the LOC132644790 gene encoding uncharacterized protein LOC132644790 isoform X4 — encoded protein: MNPSKIQKYEMGSASKIAKHEFIQPGALAAKGRGGKSLRVMGSLRVNAEQRTLIAKNNSCNTAPSKLNMLAEKNFNVHPYFEAMEDNFPLYQEAEMTQDAQRSDRSGRGQSIRVTAEKRTPIGKNRSCTPATSNLNKPTKRSILVPPDFDLMEDSLYQDAEVTLDVQRSDTSPFESHKAKKVAAVTRDVQRSPFESQKAKKVAEVTRDVQRSETGPFEAQKAKKVAEVTRDGPFESQKAKKVAEVAQDAQTSETSPCESEKTNKVRGMNICKKVLRLKPGEKLRVTFYQNRVVGPNHASFSRHLGLLVRDRNMCPLRVHSWLDIEEHKLEHMWKAVTEKFDSDDMIDHRIHVLQHMRKLWNNWRGSLHKKMKSKSLHEVLKDEPTGVEKSDWQWLVKEHFLSDKFKEASTRNSVNRSKVVMPHRTGSKPYRETNYEMGGKDGNPPNMAIIFFETHKKDDELVELETIEKYAEIQELVQSEPSLTNIEVVERCFGPQCKSHAVGFGGGITAKELKGGTTSKAALLEELKTTKKEKESLQNRMDILESKYERLERMLVRQPSSPPLDQELED
- the LOC132644790 gene encoding uncharacterized protein LOC132644790 isoform X8, with amino-acid sequence MKVDMNPSKIQKYEMGSASKIAKHEFIQPGALAAKGRGGKSLRVMGSLRVNAEQRTLIAKNNSCNTAPSKLNMLAEKNFNVHPYFEAMEDNFPLYQEAEMTQDAQRSDRSGRGQSIRVTAEKRTPIGKNRSCTPATSNLNKPTKRSILVPPDFDLMEDSLYQDAEVTLDVQRSPFESHKAKKVAAVTRDVQRSPFESQKAKKVAEVAQDAQTSETSPCESEKTNKVRGMNICKKVLRLKPGEKLRVTFYQNRVVGPNHASFSRHLGLLVRDRNMCPLRVHSWLDIEEHKLEHMWKAVTEKFDSDDMIDHRIHVLQHMRKLWNNWRGSLHKKMKSKSLHEVLKDEPTGVEKSDWQWLVKEHFLSDKFKEASTRNSVNRSKVVMPHRTGSKPYRETNYEMGGKDGNPPNMAIIFFETHKKDDELVELETIEKYAEIQELVQSEPSLTNIEVVERCFGPQCKSHAVGFGGGITAKELKGGTTSKAALLEELKTTKKEKESLQNRMDILESKYERLERMLVRQPSSPPLDQELED
- the LOC132644790 gene encoding uncharacterized protein LOC132644790 isoform X3; this translates as MKVDMNPSKIQKYEMGSASKIAKHEFIQPGALAAKGRGGKSLRVMGSLRVNAEQRTLIAKNNSCNTAPSKLNMLAEKNFNVHPYFEAMEDNFPLYQEAEMTQDAQRSDRSGRGQSIRVTAEKRTPIGKNRSCTPATSNLNKPTKRSILVPPDFDLMEDSLYQDAEVTLDVQRSPFESHKAKKVAAVTRDVQRSPFESQKAKKVAEVTRDVQRSETGPFEAQKAKKVAEVTRDGPFESQKAKKVAEVAQDAQTSETSPCESEKTNKVRGMNICKKVLRLKPGEKLRVTFYQNRVVGPNHASFSRHLGLLVRDRNMCPLRVHSWLDIEEHKLEHMWKAVTEKFDSDDMIDHRIHVLQHMRKLWNNWRGSLHKKMKSKSLHEVLKDEPTGVEKSDWQWLVKEHFLSDKFKEASTRNSVNRSKVVMPHRTGSKPYRETNYEMGGKDGNPPNMAIIFFETHKKDDELVELETIEKYAEIQELVQSEPSLTNIEVVERCFGPQCKSHAVGFGGGITAKELKGGTTSKAALLEELKTTKKEKESLQNRMDILESKYERLERMLVRQPSSPPLDQELED
- the LOC132644790 gene encoding uncharacterized protein LOC132644790 isoform X5, translated to MKVDMNPSKIQKYEMGSASKIAKHEFIQPGALAAKGRGGKSLRVMGSLRVNAEQRTLIAKNNSCNTAPSKLNMLAEKNFNVHPYFEAMEDNFPLYQEAEMTQDAQRSDRSGRGQSIRVTAEKRTPIGKNRSCTPATSNLNKPTKRSILVPPDFDLMEDSLYQDAEVTLDVQRSDTSPFESHKAKKVAAVTRDVQRSPFESQKAKKVAEVTRDVQRSETGPFEAQKAKKVAEVTRDGPCESEKTNKVRGMNICKKVLRLKPGEKLRVTFYQNRVVGPNHASFSRHLGLLVRDRNMCPLRVHSWLDIEEHKLEHMWKAVTEKFDSDDMIDHRIHVLQHMRKLWNNWRGSLHKKMKSKSLHEVLKDEPTGVEKSDWQWLVKEHFLSDKFKEASTRNSVNRSKVVMPHRTGSKPYRETNYEMGGKDGNPPNMAIIFFETHKKDDELVELETIEKYAEIQELVQSEPSLTNIEVVERCFGPQCKSHAVGFGGGITAKELKGGTTSKAALLEELKTTKKEKESLQNRMDILESKYERLERMLVRQPSSPPLDQELED
- the LOC132644790 gene encoding uncharacterized protein LOC132644790 isoform X7; this translates as MKVDMNPSKIQKYEMGSASKIAKHEFIQPGALAAKGRGGKSLRVMGSLRVNAEQRTLIAKNNSCNTAPSKLNMLAEKNFNVHPYFEAMEDNFPLYQEAEMTQDAQRSDRSGRGQSIRVTAEKRTPIGKNRSCTPATSNLNKPTKRSILVPPDFDLMEDSLYQDAEVTLDVQRSDTSPFESHKAKKVAAVTRDVQRSPFESQKAKKVAEVAQDAQTSETSPCESEKTNKVRGMNICKKVLRLKPGEKLRVTFYQNRVVGPNHASFSRHLGLLVRDRNMCPLRVHSWLDIEEHKLEHMWKAVTEKFDSDDMIDHRIHVLQHMRKLWNNWRGSLHKKMKSKSLHEVLKDEPTGVEKSDWQWLVKEHFLSDKFKEASTRNSVNRSKVVMPHRTGSKPYRETNYEMGGKDGNPPNMAIIFFETHKKDDELVELETIEKYAEIQELVQSEPSLTNIEVVERCFGPQCKSHAVGFGGGITAKELKGGTTSKAALLEELKTTKKEKESLQNRMDILESKYERLERMLVRQPSSPPLDQELED
- the LOC132644790 gene encoding uncharacterized protein LOC132644790 isoform X9 gives rise to the protein MKVDMNPSKIQKYEMGSASKIAKHEFIQPGALAAKGRGGKSLRVMGSLRVNAEQRTLIAKNNSCNTAPSKLNMLAEKNFNVHPYFEAMEDNFPLYQEAEMTQDAQRSDRSGRGQSIRVTAEKRTPIGKNRSCTPATSNLNKPTKRSILVPPDFDLMEDSLYQDAEVTLDVQRSDTSPFESHKAKKVAAVTRDVQRSPFESQKAKKVAEVTRDVQRSETGPFEAQKAKKVAEVTRDGPFESQKAKKVAEVAQDAQTSETSPCESEKTNKVRGMNICKKVLRLKPGEKLRVTFYQNRVVGPNHASFSRHLGLLVRDRNMCPLRVHSWLDIEEHKLEHMWKAVTEKFDSDDMIDHRIHVLQHMRKLWNNWRGSLHKKMKSKSLHEVLKDEPTGVEKSDWQWLVKEHFLSDKFKAEIQELVQSEPSLTNIEVVERCFGPQCKSHAVGFGGGITAKELKGGTTSKAALLEELKTTKKEKESLQNRMDILESKYERLERMLVRQPSSPPLDQELED
- the LOC132644790 gene encoding uncharacterized protein LOC132644790 isoform X6 — protein: MKVDMNPSKIQKYEMGSASKIAKHEFIQPGALAAKGRGGKSLRVMGSLRVNAEQRTLIAKNNSCNTAPSKLNMLAEKNFNVHPYFEAMEDNFPLYQEAEMTQDAQRSDRSGRGQSIRVTAEKRTPIGKNRSCTPATSNLNKPTKRSILVPPDFDLMEDSLYQDAEVTLDVQRSDTSPFESHKAKKVAAVTRDVQRSPFESQKAKKVAEVTRDVQRSETGPFEAQKAKKVAEVTRDGPFESQKAKKVAEVAQDAQTSETSPCESEKTNKVRGMNICKKVLRLKPGEKLRVTFYQNRVVGPNHASFSRHLGLLVRDRNMCPLRVHSWLDIEEHKLEHMWKAVTEKFDSDDMIDHRIHVLQHMRKLWNNWRGSLHKKMKSKSLHEVLKDEPTGVEKSDWQWLVKEHFLSDKFKGGKDGNPPNMAIIFFETHKKDDELVELETIEKYAEIQELVQSEPSLTNIEVVERCFGPQCKSHAVGFGGGITAKELKGGTTSKAALLEELKTTKKEKESLQNRMDILESKYERLERMLVRQPSSPPLDQELED